Genomic window (Oncorhynchus clarkii lewisi isolate Uvic-CL-2024 unplaced genomic scaffold, UVic_Ocla_1.0 unplaced_contig_10815_pilon_pilon, whole genome shotgun sequence):
GGAAACGAACACtcaagtgacagttataaatgtacgTGGGTATTACTGACCCTGGTTCTCGATAGTGGCTGATAATGAATGACATGATacaaattaaaaaatataaaaacggaGAACGCCCGGACATAGCCTATAATTAAAACATTCCGTAGCTCTTACATCAACTTGGCCGGTTCAGTCCTACAGAAGCCTAAAGCGGGGGTGTCCACATTACATCCACGCCAATTATGAGGTCACACCAGTatcggtgcgtgggtaaaatcactgttATTAATATATAATTACTATGTCCCGGGACAATAagaattcaaccacacctttgttttatcacagAACCAGAGCGCAACATCTGTCCGGTTAAGTCCGCAAAGCATATTGTATTTAAAAGACAGTTACACGACCTACAGCAGGgtcaagcaagttcatgtttCCGACATTTctggaccactaaacaactattaatttagaaccacagagagttactgcACGTTGCAAAGAACGGTTCATGGTGTCTGTGTGCACGTTCATACAagtagaaaaaaaacatgttgactcaccctaatcgtagagaaacaccaatgacatcctcctctctgtcatgttgacaaaacggtctatcactctgtcatacagtacacatttTTCTTGTTCATTGTCTAGGCTacttggctaaaatgcttgctcgccggcctaacttccattcatgggtaactttagctagttaacatgagccttctacatctagctacatatttaaCGTCTATCCTCTCAGGCCAGAACACTGTATGAATAAATGGTTGGATCGGAATcaccattataatcattggccagtatgaaGAATTAAGTTAAACCACAAGTTAgaatccctctctccatccatggctaatttaggaaagggacaattttaactagcccccccccccctcttggtCGGGGTCCCAGGCCCGGTCCTAAGGCCCATAACCTTCCCAGTCCACTAGGTAGTGGATGAGACCTCTCAGGCGTTTGGAATCAAGGATGGCCTGTATGGCGTAACGGTGGGGGGCACTGGGGGTTGAGACTGGAGGATGGAGGCCTGTAGGTGACCGGTTTAACAGAGACACATGGGGGCGCACTGCGGGTTGAGACTGGAGGatggaggactgtaggtgaccGGTTTTAACAGAGACACATGGGGGCGCACTGCGGTTTGAGACTGGAGGatggaggactgtaggtgaccAGTTTAACAGAGACACATGGGGGCGCACTGAGGGTTGAGACTGGAGGatggaggactgtaggtgaccGGTTTTAACAGAGACACATGGGGGCGCACTGCGGTTTGAGACTGGAGGATGGAGGACACCTTACACTTGGTATAGAACAAATACCTGATAGCTATTTTAACTGTTTGTAATGTATCCTTGGAAATATTGACTGTTCTGTTATCTCTTATTGTAGCTGAGTGAGCTGTGACTTACacctaaaatgagtctctctggggagagagaggaggagaccacTGCCTCTAAAAGGAGTcgatatggggagagagaggaggagaccactgcctctaaaatgagtctaattggggagagagaggaggggaacactGCCTCCAGAATTACCCAAGACACCAGTTCGAAGAGGTAAGAGATTAAATGTAAAATATACAGTTCTCTTAAAGATATGTGTTGTTGAAAGGAAGTAGATGAGgtattgatttgattttgatgaggTGATCTGCCTCCCTGTTTTGTTCAGTGTCCAGAAGCCCAGAGCAGAGTCCCCTACAACCAGCCTGCTATCAATGAGGAGTGATCAGCCACCTGCTTTCAGCCAGGAACCATTACCAGATGAAAATAATGAATTGGGGAGTTTGGACAGTGAGGATGCATTAAAGACCACACACAACCTTCTGGACAGAAGAAGTAAGACTGTGTTTCATACAATATCACAAAGAACGGTACAAAGGCccttataaaacacacacattaactTATGAGTCCCAACTCTCATTGTTTTCCCACAGGTCAAACTCTGCTGACAGTCCAACAAGAGATTAAGGCTAAACTGAAACACAAGTATCAACACATATCTGAAGGAATTGGACACCATGGAAACCAAAGTCTGTTCAAAGAcatctacacagagctctacatcacagagggtggatgtggagggctcaataatgaacatgaggttAGACAGATAGAGATGGCATCCAAGAAACAAACCACACAAGAGACACCAATCAAATGCAACGACATCTTCAAGCCTTTACCTGGACAAGACAAACctatcagaactgtgctgacCAAAGGAATCGCTGGTgttggaaaaacagtctctgtgcagaaaGTCATCCTTGACTGGGCAGAAGGAAAAGCAAATCAAGACATTCATTTCATGTTTCCTCTTCCTTTCCGTGATCTGAACCTGAAAAAGGACCAATACAGTCTGATGCAACATATTTCCCACTACTTGTCAGAGCTGAAAGAGATTGACAGCATTGAAGATGGTGAAACCAAAACTGTTTTCAtttttgatggtctggatgagtgtCGACTTCCTCTAGACTTCAAAAACAATGAGAAATGCTGTGATGTCACGAAGCCGACCTCAGTGGATGTGCTGCTGACAAATCTTATCAAGGGgaatctgcttccctctgctctcctttgGATAACCTCACGGCCTGCAGCTGCCAATCAGATCCCTCCTGAGTGTGTTGACCAAgtgacagaggtacgagggttcaatgaTCCACAGAAGGAGGAATACTTAAGGAAGAAAATCAAAGATCCGAATCTGGCCAGTGAAATCATCAAACACATGAAGACgtcaaggagcctccacatcatgtgccacataCCAGTCTTCTGTTGGATATCAGCCACTGTCCTTGAGATGATGCTGAAAGAGGCAGAGAAGGATGAAGTCCCCAAAACTCTGACCCAGATGTACTCACATTTCATTCTCATCCAAATCATTGCGAAGAACAAGAAGTACAACAAAGCCACAGAGACAAACCCCAAGGAACTGTCTCAGTCAGACAAAGATATGATCCTGAAACTGGCAAAGCTGGCTTTCCAACAGCTGCAGAAGGGCAACCTGATCTTCTATGAGGAGGACCTGAGAGAGTGTGGCCTTGATGTCACAGAGGCGTCAGAGTACTCAGCATTGTGTACAGAGATCTTTAAAGAAGAATCTGGGCTGTACCAAGACAAGGTCTACAGCTTTCTgcatctgagcattcaggagtttctAGCAGCAGTGCATGCTTTAGAATCTTCTTTGGACAAGAAGGAAAATGTTTTCTCCCCAACTAGTGATGATGAAGAGAAGGAGTCAATCCAGTTGTCTGACTTACACAGGAGAGCAGTGGACCAGGCCTTGAAGAGTGAGAATGGACACCTGGACCTGTTTCTCCGCTTCCTTCTGGGTCTCTCACTGGATTCCAATCAGAATCTGTTACGAGGCCTtctgacacagacaggaagtacAACACAGACCAATGAGGAAACAGTTGAGAGAACAGTCAGGTACCTTTCAGACAAGATCAAGGAGGAATCCTCACCAGAAAGAATCATCAACttgttccactgtctgaatgaacttGGTGCCAACTCTCTAGTTGAAGACATGCAGAACTCCCTGCATTCAGGAACTCTTTCAGAAACAAGACTAAAACCTGACCAATGTTCAGCCCTGGCCTACCTGTTACTGATGTCAGAGGAGGTGCTGGAGAAGTTTAAACTGAAGAGATACAACACATCAGAGAAAGGTTATCAGAGGTTAATGCCGGTAGTGAAAACCTGCAAGAGAGCACTGTGAGTTATGTTATTGAGTTGATGTGTATACAGTATCATTATAATGAAGGATTTGTATATCTAACAGATTATCTCATCTCTCCAGACTGGATGGCTGTAAACTCACATATAAATCCTGTGAGACTCTGGTCTCAATTCACCAGACACCAAACTGCCCTCTGAGAGAACTGGACCTCAGCTACAATGACCTGGAAGACagaggagtgaagctgctctgtGTTGGACTAACCAATCCACTCTGCAACATACAGACACTAGTGTGAGTTAAATATCTTCAGTATCCCCTGTttctttattgtttatttattcgTAGTTATTACATATACATAAAATGtgataaatatataaaataaatgttacGACTCTCTTGGTGTGGCTGGCAGGATGGAACCATATCAGTCTAACACATAGGAGAGTAAACCTGCTAGTCTGGCACATTTATTCAAAATAATAGAATCACTAAGGTTATCAAACTGTAACTGAAAACAAAAGGCTCTAATGATCTGAACCTAGAGTTAGACTTAACTTGAATGAAAACTAGCTAGGCTACTACCCAGCTTCACTTGCAGTCCGGCTAGTTTTCCTGTGGAGACCACAATGTGCAGCCAGGAGCTCTCCCTTGCTGAACTAAAGCAACACCTTAAATGTCCCAGGAGCGTTGCTGCATAACGAGGCTAAGTGGACTCAGGAGTGGATATAGCCCTGCCTAGCTTGCGGCAGCCTAGCTTGCGGCAGCCTAGCCTACGGCAGCCTAGCCTGCGGCAGCCTAGCTTGCGGCAGCCTAGCTTGCTGCAACCTACAATGCTGGTTGTGGGGTGTTGCTGACACTCAAAACAGTGGCTATCCCCCGGCCACATTCCTGGAGGCACCACACAAAGGTTAAATATCTTGAGTGAGTTGGTATGTTTTTAACGTGAGTTATTCCTCAGCATTGTTGAAGGCTCATTTCTGATTGgctagaagggcattctagaatgCACATTCAAATCAGATTACGGGACAGCTGGAAAAGATATGATGACGCGATAAGCGCCTATACATGCAGAGAGGACAAGCAACAAAGTTACAGAAAGCAAAACCGAAATTGGATACATTGTGAACACAGGACTAGCGAagtcaattggatacattgtgaACACAGGACTAGCGAagtcaattggatacattgtgaACACAGGACTAGCGAagtcaattggatacattgtgaACACAGGACTAGCGAagtcaattggatacattgtgaACACAGGACTAGCGAagtcaattggatacattgtgaACACAGGACTAGCGAagtcaattggatacattgtgaACACAGGACTAGCGAagtcaattggatacattgtgaACACAGGACTAGCGAagtcaattggatacattgtgaACACAGGACTAGCGAagtcaattggatacattgtgaACACAGGACTAGCGAagtcaattggatacattgtgaACACAGGACTAGCGAagtcaattggatacattgtgaACACAGGACTAGCGAagtcaattggatacattgtgaACACAGGACTAGCGAagtcaattggatacattgtgaACACAGGACTAGCGAagtcaattggatacattgtgaACACAGGACTAGCGAagtcaattggatacattgtgaACACAGGACTAGCGAagtcaattggatacattgtgaACACAGGACTAGCGAagtcaattggatacattgtgaACACAGGACTAGCGAagtcaattggatacattgtgaACACAGGACTAGCGAagtcaattggatacattgtgaACACAGGACTAGCGAagtcaattggatacattgtgaACACAGGACTAGCGAagtcaattggatacattgtgaACACAGGACTAGCGAagtcaattggatacattgtgaACACAGGACTAGCGAagtcaattggatacattgtgaACACAGGACTAGCGAagtcaattggatacattgtgaACACAGGTCCAGCGAAGATAgacgtagctagctagcaattgaTTCGTTTTTTGCAGATAATTGTTCTTTTTCAGAGCATTTGATGACTTGAACATGAATTTCTCATGTCCCTACTGTTGCAGACATGACacttttgagggagcatgcaattggcatggtgactacaagaatgtccaccagagctgtttccagagaactcaatgtttatttctctaccataagccgcatccAACTTAATTttaggtttgctgatgtcaactttgtgaaccGAGTGCCCCATGGCG
Coding sequences:
- the LOC139395346 gene encoding protein NLRC3-like codes for the protein NQSATSVRLSPQSILYLKDSYTTYSRVNLSGEREEETTASKRSRYGEREEETTASKMSLIGEREEGNTASRITQDTSSKSVQKPRAESPTTSLLSMRSDQPPAFSQEPLPDENNELGSLDSEDALKTTHNLLDRRSQTLLTVQQEIKAKLKHKYQHISEGIGHHGNQSLFKDIYTELYITEGGCGGLNNEHEVRQIEMASKKQTTQETPIKCNDIFKPLPGQDKPIRTVLTKGIAGVGKTVSVQKVILDWAEGKANQDIHFMFPLPFRDLNLKKDQYSLMQHISHYLSELKEIDSIEDGETKTVFIFDGLDECRLPLDFKNNEKCCDVTKPTSVDVLLTNLIKGNLLPSALLWITSRPAAANQIPPECVDQVTEVRGFNDPQKEEYLRKKIKDPNLASEIIKHMKTSRSLHIMCHIPVFCWISATVLEMMLKEAEKDEVPKTLTQMYSHFILIQIIAKNKKYNKATETNPKELSQSDKDMILKLAKLAFQQLQKGNLIFYEEDLRECGLDVTEASEYSALCTEIFKEESGLYQDKVYSFLHLSIQEFLAAVHALESSLDKKENVFSPTSDDEEKESIQLSDLHRRAVDQALKSENGHLDLFLRFLLGLSLDSNQNLLRGLLTQTGSTTQTNEETVERTVRYLSDKIKEESSPERIINLFHCLNELGANSLVEDMQNSLHSGTLSETRLKPDQCSALAYLLLMSEEVLEKFKLKRYNTSEKGYQRLMPVVKTCKRALLDGCKLTYKSCETLVSIHQTPNCPLRELDLSYNDLEDRGVKLLCVGLTNPLCNIQTLVLAGCNLTYESCETLASALQTPNSPVRELDLSYNDLGDRGVELLCVGLTSPLCNIQTLVLGQCGLTEGCCSDLASVLSSPNSQLKQLELRDNDLQDSGVTLLSAGLKDPDYKLHTLGLSGCLVTEEGCAALSSALRSNPSHLKELDLSYNHPGDSAGELLSAALVDPTYKLMKLNVDHGGECRLKSGLRKYACHLTLDPNTVNPHLILSEGNRKVTWVLEKQHYEDHPDRFDCLFQVLCREGLSGGRYYWEVEMDGDQIYIGVVYKGMKRRGDEDDSWIGLNRKSWCLFCSDSGYDFYHPGVSVRRSISDPVPNRVGVYLDWSAGTLSFYSVSSSGTLTHLYTEHTRFTEPLYPGFGFEVSSSSVTLCQIDDRHNQR